The following proteins come from a genomic window of Acuticoccus sediminis:
- the chvE gene encoding multiple monosaccharide ABC transporter substrate-binding protein, producing MRFTRRVLGATALALLIATPSLAQDKGYVGIAMPTKSSARWIDDGNNMVKQFEEAGYTTDLQYAEDDIPNQLAQIENMITKGVNVLVIAAIDGTTLSDALANAAAADIKIVAYDRLIRDSGDVDYYATFDNFKVGVQQAQTLVDGLKERFPDVSPWNVELFGGSPDDNNAYFFYNGAMSVLQPLIDEGKIAIPSGQTGMDTVGTLRWDGSVAQSRMDNLLSANYTDKTIHGVLSPYDGLSIGIISSLTGVGYGSGDQKMPIVTGQDAEVPSVKAILRGDQYSTIFKDTRELARVTVGMVDALLEGSEPEINDTETYDNGVKVVPSYLLEPVPVTAENWEKVLVDSGYYDKGQID from the coding sequence ATGCGTTTCACCAGACGTGTTCTGGGCGCGACGGCGCTCGCCCTGTTGATCGCCACGCCCTCGTTGGCCCAGGACAAGGGATATGTCGGCATCGCCATGCCCACCAAGTCGTCGGCCCGCTGGATCGACGACGGCAACAACATGGTCAAGCAGTTCGAGGAGGCCGGCTACACCACGGACCTCCAGTACGCCGAAGACGACATTCCCAACCAGCTCGCCCAGATCGAGAACATGATCACCAAGGGCGTCAACGTGCTGGTGATCGCGGCGATCGACGGAACCACGCTCTCCGACGCGCTGGCGAACGCGGCCGCGGCCGACATCAAGATCGTCGCCTACGACCGCCTCATCCGCGATTCGGGGGACGTCGACTACTACGCCACCTTCGACAACTTCAAGGTCGGCGTGCAGCAGGCGCAGACCCTGGTGGACGGGCTGAAGGAGCGCTTCCCGGACGTGTCGCCCTGGAACGTCGAGCTGTTCGGCGGCTCGCCTGACGACAACAACGCCTACTTCTTCTACAACGGCGCCATGAGCGTGCTGCAGCCGCTCATCGACGAGGGCAAGATCGCCATTCCCTCCGGGCAGACGGGCATGGACACCGTCGGCACCCTGCGCTGGGACGGCTCGGTCGCCCAGTCGCGCATGGATAACCTCCTCTCCGCCAACTACACCGACAAGACGATCCACGGCGTGCTCTCGCCGTACGACGGACTGTCCATCGGGATCATCTCCTCGCTGACCGGCGTCGGCTACGGCTCGGGCGACCAGAAGATGCCGATCGTGACCGGGCAGGACGCGGAGGTGCCGTCCGTCAAGGCGATCCTGCGCGGCGACCAGTACTCGACCATCTTCAAGGACACGCGCGAGCTCGCCCGCGTGACGGTCGGCATGGTCGACGCCCTGCTCGAAGGCTCGGAGCCGGAGATCAACGACACCGAGACCTACGACAACGGCGTCAAGGTCGTCCCGTCCTACCTCCTGGAGCCGGTCCCGGTGACCGCCGAGAACTGGGAGAAGGTGCTCGTCGACAGCGGCTACTACGACAAGGGCCAGATCGACTGA
- the mmsA gene encoding multiple monosaccharide ABC transporter ATP-binding protein produces MSVILEMRGITKEFPGVKALDNVSLSVAEGEIHALVGENGAGKSTLMKVLSGVYPHGTYTGDIVFDGKVRAFRGIRDSEDLGIIIIHQELALIPLLSVAENIFLGNERARRGIIDWHETHDRAAELMARVGLKENPEVLVDELGLGKQQLVEIAKALSKNVRLLILDEPTSSLNETDSAKLLELLLDFRKRGITSILISHKLNEIAKVADTITVLRDGAAVARMDCRRRDADAGGAGADAPGAAAEGAGVDEDEIIRNMVGRSLEDRYPARVPHDPGEVVMEVRNWTVHHPLHSERRVVDDVSFTVRRGEVLGIAGLMGAGRTELAMSLFGRSYGRDISGEVTINGVRADLSSVRSAINAGLAYATEDRKTLGLILDDTIRRNVPLAHLEAIANNGVVDRHREAEVATTYRSRLAIKSSSIEQATVNLSGGNQQKVVLSKWLFADPDILILDEPTRGIDVGAKFEIYTVIRDLAAQGKAIIVISSELPELLGITDRLYVMNEGRFVGEMATAEASQERIMATIIKSGEPA; encoded by the coding sequence ATGTCCGTCATCCTGGAGATGCGCGGGATCACCAAGGAATTCCCTGGTGTGAAGGCGCTCGACAACGTCTCCCTGTCGGTGGCCGAGGGCGAGATCCACGCCCTCGTCGGCGAGAACGGGGCCGGAAAATCCACCCTCATGAAGGTGCTCTCCGGCGTCTATCCGCACGGCACCTACACCGGCGACATCGTCTTCGATGGCAAGGTGCGCGCCTTCCGCGGCATCCGCGACAGCGAAGACCTCGGCATCATCATCATCCACCAGGAGCTGGCGCTCATCCCGCTGCTCTCGGTGGCCGAGAACATCTTTCTCGGCAACGAGCGTGCGCGCCGCGGCATCATCGACTGGCACGAGACGCACGACCGGGCGGCCGAGCTGATGGCGCGGGTGGGGCTGAAGGAAAACCCCGAGGTGCTGGTCGACGAGCTCGGCCTCGGCAAGCAGCAGCTCGTGGAGATCGCCAAGGCGCTGTCGAAGAACGTGCGCCTCCTCATCCTCGACGAGCCGACGTCCTCCCTCAACGAGACCGACAGCGCCAAGCTGCTCGAGCTCCTGCTGGACTTCCGCAAGCGCGGGATCACCTCGATCCTCATCTCCCACAAGCTGAACGAGATCGCGAAGGTCGCCGACACCATCACCGTGTTGCGTGACGGCGCGGCGGTGGCGCGGATGGACTGCCGCCGCCGCGACGCGGATGCCGGCGGCGCCGGCGCAGATGCCCCGGGTGCCGCCGCCGAGGGTGCCGGTGTCGACGAGGACGAGATCATCCGCAACATGGTCGGCCGCTCGCTTGAGGACCGCTACCCGGCGCGGGTCCCGCACGACCCCGGCGAGGTCGTGATGGAGGTCCGCAACTGGACCGTCCATCACCCGCTGCACTCCGAGCGGCGCGTCGTCGACGACGTCAGCTTCACCGTGCGCCGCGGCGAGGTGCTGGGGATCGCCGGCCTCATGGGCGCGGGGCGGACGGAGCTCGCGATGAGCCTCTTCGGCCGCAGCTACGGTCGCGACATCTCCGGCGAGGTGACGATCAACGGCGTCAGGGCGGACCTCTCCTCCGTCCGGAGCGCGATCAACGCCGGGCTCGCCTACGCCACCGAGGACCGCAAGACGCTGGGCCTCATCCTCGACGACACGATCCGCCGCAACGTCCCGCTCGCCCACCTCGAGGCGATCGCCAACAACGGCGTGGTGGACCGCCACCGCGAGGCGGAGGTGGCGACGACCTACCGGAGCCGCCTCGCCATCAAGTCGAGCTCCATCGAGCAGGCGACGGTCAACCTCTCCGGCGGCAACCAGCAGAAGGTCGTCCTGTCCAAGTGGCTGTTCGCCGACCCGGACATCCTCATCCTCGACGAGCCGACGCGCGGGATCGACGTCGGCGCCAAGTTCGAGATCTACACGGTCATCCGCGATCTCGCGGCGCAGGGGAAGGCGATCATCGTCATCTCCTCCGAGCTTCCCGAGCTCCTGGGCATCACCGATCGCCTCTACGTCATGAACGAGGGGCGCTTCGTCGGTGAGATGGCGACCGCCGAGGCGAGCCAGGAGCGGATCATGGCCACCATCATCAAGTCGGGAGAACCCGCATGA
- the mmsB gene encoding multiple monosaccharide ABC transporter permease, with product MSETTTAVAGHPERPAGKSLGEFLKGHLREYGILIALVVIMAFFQIATGGILLKPVNLTNLILQNSYVVIMAVGMLLVIVSGHIDLSVGSVMGFVGALAAVMIVEWNMPWLLAGVLCLGVGAMIGMAQGFWVAYFRIPSFIVTLAGMLVFKGLTLGLLEGQSVGPFPPQFRLIASGFVPDIFGGSGLNLFSLFAGVAVATILVWLGVRQRQRQQKAGFVEEPFALFVARNAVIFAALVYMSWLMADFRGLPNVFIVMALLIAVYSFITSRTTLGRRIYAIGGNEKAASLSGINSRRLVFLTFANMGMLAALAGLVFAARLNTATPKAGIGFELDVIAAVFIGGASMSGGVGTVVGAVVGAFIMGVMNNGMSILGIGIDWQQVIKGLVLLAAVIFDVMNKKKG from the coding sequence ATGAGCGAAACGACAACCGCCGTCGCGGGCCATCCCGAACGCCCCGCCGGCAAGTCCCTCGGCGAATTCCTGAAGGGCCACCTCAGGGAATACGGCATCCTGATCGCGCTGGTCGTGATCATGGCCTTCTTCCAGATCGCGACCGGCGGCATCCTGCTGAAGCCGGTGAACCTCACCAACCTCATCCTGCAGAACTCCTACGTCGTCATCATGGCGGTGGGGATGCTGCTGGTGATCGTCTCCGGCCACATCGACCTCTCGGTCGGCTCGGTGATGGGCTTCGTCGGCGCGCTGGCGGCGGTGATGATCGTCGAGTGGAACATGCCCTGGCTCCTCGCCGGTGTCCTGTGCCTCGGCGTCGGCGCGATGATCGGCATGGCGCAGGGGTTCTGGGTCGCCTATTTCCGGATCCCCTCGTTCATCGTCACGCTGGCGGGCATGCTCGTCTTCAAGGGGCTGACCCTCGGCCTGCTGGAGGGGCAGTCGGTCGGCCCGTTCCCGCCGCAGTTCCGGCTGATCGCGTCGGGCTTCGTGCCGGATATCTTCGGCGGATCGGGCCTCAACCTCTTCTCGCTGTTCGCCGGCGTCGCCGTGGCGACGATCCTCGTCTGGCTCGGCGTGCGGCAGCGCCAGCGGCAGCAGAAGGCCGGCTTCGTGGAGGAGCCGTTCGCGCTGTTCGTCGCCCGCAACGCGGTGATCTTCGCCGCGCTCGTCTACATGTCGTGGCTGATGGCGGACTTCCGCGGCCTGCCGAACGTCTTCATCGTGATGGCGCTCCTCATCGCCGTCTATTCCTTCATCACCAGCCGCACGACGCTCGGCCGGCGCATCTACGCCATCGGCGGCAACGAGAAGGCGGCGTCGCTGTCGGGCATCAACTCGAGGCGGCTCGTCTTCCTCACCTTCGCCAACATGGGGATGCTGGCCGCGCTCGCCGGCCTCGTCTTCGCCGCGCGGCTCAACACCGCGACGCCCAAGGCCGGCATCGGCTTCGAGCTCGACGTCATCGCGGCGGTCTTCATCGGCGGCGCGTCGATGTCGGGCGGCGTCGGCACCGTCGTCGGGGCCGTGGTCGGCGCCTTCATCATGGGCGTCATGAACAACGGCATGTCGATCCTCGGCATCGGCATCGACTGGCAGCAGGTCATCAAGGGCCTCGTGCTGCTCGCCGCCGTCATCTTCGACGTGATGAACAAGAAGAAGGGATAG
- the araD1 gene encoding AraD1 family protein: protein MLLSQCRREDGGVQIIARHGTEAYEVRTRDTLYRLAQRCIEEGATLKERILALGLGSAVDLEAIYAAGRLLPPVTHPDPAHLHLTGTGLTHVGSASTRAEMHRTAAGGETDSMRMFRLGLEGGKPANGHAGVQPEWFYKGNGTALAAPGAPLTAPDFAEDGGEEPEIAGVYLIAPDTTPVRLGFALANEFSDHVMERRNYLYLAHSKLRPASIGPELLVGELPRHVEGVSRIRRGAAVIFEKPFLSGEANMSHSLANLEHHHFKYPLFRQPGDLHVHMFGTATISFSEGVTARDGDVFEIEAAPFGLPLRNALVFTPRGTAEPRTEIRAL from the coding sequence ATGCTCCTCTCCCAATGCCGGCGCGAGGACGGGGGCGTGCAGATCATCGCGCGCCACGGCACGGAGGCTTACGAGGTGCGCACCCGCGACACCCTCTACCGCCTCGCGCAGCGCTGCATCGAGGAGGGGGCGACGCTCAAGGAGCGGATCCTGGCGCTGGGGCTCGGCTCCGCCGTCGACCTCGAGGCAATCTACGCGGCGGGCCGGCTGCTGCCGCCCGTCACCCACCCGGACCCCGCGCACCTGCACCTCACCGGGACAGGCCTCACCCACGTGGGATCGGCCTCGACCCGGGCGGAGATGCACCGGACGGCGGCGGGCGGGGAGACCGATTCGATGCGCATGTTCCGCTTGGGCCTCGAAGGCGGCAAGCCCGCGAACGGGCATGCGGGCGTGCAGCCGGAATGGTTCTACAAGGGCAACGGCACCGCGCTCGCCGCGCCCGGCGCGCCGCTGACCGCGCCGGATTTCGCCGAGGACGGCGGCGAGGAGCCCGAGATCGCCGGCGTCTACCTGATCGCGCCGGACACGACGCCGGTGCGTCTCGGCTTTGCGCTCGCCAACGAGTTCTCCGACCACGTGATGGAGCGGCGCAACTACCTCTACCTCGCCCATTCCAAGCTGCGGCCGGCCTCCATCGGGCCGGAGCTTCTCGTCGGCGAGCTGCCGCGGCATGTCGAGGGCGTCTCGCGCATCCGCCGCGGCGCGGCGGTGATCTTCGAGAAGCCCTTCCTGTCGGGCGAGGCGAACATGAGCCACAGCCTTGCCAACCTCGAGCACCATCATTTCAAATACCCGCTGTTCCGCCAGCCGGGTGATCTGCACGTCCATATGTTCGGCACCGCGACGATCTCCTTCTCGGAGGGCGTGACGGCGCGCGACGGGGACGTGTTCGAGATCGAGGCCGCGCCATTCGGGCTGCCCTTGCGCAACGCCCTCGTCTTCACCCCGCGCGGCACGGCGGAGCCGCGCACCGAAATCCGGGCCCTGTAG
- the araD gene encoding L-arabinonate dehydratase: MTFKKAEWPRRLRSQEWYGGTSRDNIYHRGWLKNQGYPHDLFDGRPVIGILNTWSELTPCNGHLRELAQKVKAGVWEAGGFPLEVPVFSASENTYRPTAMMYRNLAAMAVEETMRAQPIDGAVLLVGCDKTTPSLMMGAASTDIPSIVVTGGPMLNGWFRNERVGSGTALWQMSEDIKAGKMTQADFLEAEQAMSRSSGTCNTMGTASTMASMAEALGMALSGNAAIPGVDARRRVMAQLSGRRIVEMVKDDLKPSDILTKAAFENAIRTNGAIGGSNNAVVHLLALAGRVEVDLSLDDWDRLGRDVPTIVNLMPSGKYLMEEFFYAGGLPVVLKRLGEAGMLHKDAITVSGGPIWEEVKDAVNWNEDVIRPADGALTASGGIAVLKGNLAPGGAVLKPSAATPALMRHRGRAVVFEDIDDYKAKIDDDALDIDETCVMVLKNCGPKGYPGMSEVGNMGLPPKVLKKGITDMVRISDARMSGTAYGTVVLHTTPEAAAGGPLAVVRTGDMIELDVEARRLHLDVPEEEIAARLAVWSPPTPPGANGGYTRLYVDHVEGADTGADFDFLKGCRGREVPRDSH, translated from the coding sequence ATGACCTTCAAGAAAGCCGAATGGCCGCGCCGTCTGAGATCGCAGGAGTGGTACGGCGGCACCTCTCGCGACAACATCTACCACCGCGGCTGGCTCAAGAATCAGGGCTATCCGCACGACCTGTTCGACGGGCGGCCGGTCATCGGCATCCTCAACACATGGTCCGAGCTGACCCCCTGCAACGGCCACCTTCGCGAGCTGGCGCAGAAGGTGAAGGCGGGGGTCTGGGAGGCGGGCGGCTTTCCGCTCGAGGTGCCGGTCTTCTCCGCGTCGGAGAACACCTACCGACCGACGGCGATGATGTACCGCAACCTCGCCGCGATGGCGGTCGAGGAGACGATGCGCGCCCAGCCGATCGACGGCGCCGTGCTGCTCGTGGGCTGCGACAAGACCACCCCGTCGCTGATGATGGGCGCGGCCTCCACCGACATCCCGTCCATCGTCGTCACCGGCGGGCCGATGCTGAACGGCTGGTTCCGCAACGAGCGCGTCGGCTCGGGCACCGCGCTCTGGCAGATGAGCGAGGACATCAAGGCCGGGAAGATGACGCAGGCCGATTTCCTCGAGGCCGAGCAGGCGATGAGCCGCTCGTCGGGCACCTGCAACACGATGGGCACCGCCTCGACGATGGCCTCGATGGCCGAGGCGCTCGGCATGGCGCTCTCCGGCAACGCGGCGATCCCAGGCGTCGACGCGCGGCGGCGGGTGATGGCGCAACTCTCCGGCCGGCGGATCGTGGAGATGGTGAAGGACGACCTGAAGCCGTCCGACATCCTCACCAAGGCGGCGTTCGAGAACGCCATCCGCACCAACGGGGCCATCGGCGGCTCTAACAACGCCGTGGTCCACCTGCTGGCGCTGGCCGGCCGCGTCGAGGTCGATCTCTCGCTCGACGACTGGGACCGGCTGGGGCGGGATGTGCCGACGATCGTGAACCTGATGCCGTCGGGCAAGTACCTGATGGAGGAGTTCTTCTACGCCGGCGGGCTTCCGGTGGTGCTGAAGCGGCTCGGCGAGGCGGGGATGCTCCACAAGGACGCCATCACCGTCTCCGGCGGACCGATCTGGGAGGAGGTGAAGGACGCGGTGAACTGGAACGAGGACGTCATCCGTCCCGCCGACGGGGCGCTCACCGCCTCCGGCGGCATCGCGGTGCTGAAGGGCAACCTCGCGCCCGGCGGGGCGGTGCTGAAGCCCTCCGCCGCGACGCCGGCACTGATGCGGCACCGCGGCCGCGCCGTCGTCTTCGAGGACATCGACGACTACAAGGCGAAGATCGACGACGACGCGCTCGACATCGACGAGACGTGCGTCATGGTGCTGAAGAACTGCGGGCCGAAGGGTTATCCCGGCATGTCCGAGGTCGGCAACATGGGCCTGCCGCCCAAGGTGCTGAAGAAGGGCATCACCGACATGGTGCGCATCTCCGACGCGCGCATGTCCGGCACCGCGTACGGCACCGTCGTCCTCCACACGACGCCCGAGGCCGCCGCCGGCGGGCCGCTCGCGGTGGTGCGGACGGGCGACATGATCGAGCTCGACGTCGAGGCGCGGCGCCTGCACCTCGACGTGCCGGAAGAGGAGATCGCCGCGCGCCTCGCGGTCTGGTCGCCGCCGACCCCGCCGGGCGCCAACGGCGGCTACACGCGGCTCTACGTCGACCACGTCGAGGGGGCGGACACCGGAGCGGACTTCGACTTCCTGAAGGGCTGCCGCGGCCGGGAGGTCCCCCGTGACAGTCACTGA